Proteins from one Sabethes cyaneus chromosome 2, idSabCyanKW18_F2, whole genome shotgun sequence genomic window:
- the LOC128736944 gene encoding zinc finger protein 197-like encodes METRSSAHVSGMNVVPGSGPNICRICLINGGSIGEDNLSKGMESIFSTIGEYEERSLYGILVTICVPLRQREMLKGMPERICRGCKWRLLSAFELYETCLRSDDKMRGIAAEMLKKQQQQQQQQQQPTQESGAENEQIHIKQEVPDHEEPEVNHDVSLGLESFMQDSHFYSEAESSQMMDQSELLEEMAPAVDPNESLVEEHYKINEKGNHACGICNQEFPYRSSARSHILTKHDPAKPFKCDVCHFTLTTELRLIRHKAVTHGLGVLNIEETPPDESTGDTIYTCKICSKTFNSIVRFKRHKNVHVVYNRPFKCDTCLYRFATRAQLNQHMKVHLEKPEGEGDEAETQEEWKCEHCEEKLPGKRAHTMHVRRFHPETLVNENKEKNDYKCIICSEAFARESVLNTHMKMHELLAMEKEKEQRKELEQLIKQEIKSRKDSLTENTAGEGAETTNTESSVANAGIGSSSTNNNNNNNNTSAAPPTKKKSDVDVAFVCMVCEQEFEERDLLLKHQKKLHNELQLNIVPGVVDNMDESTDGPSGFEKEDEPMADASKVSPDEEPMVVDIDPSELLSAQAENGQPKNATLPPAMPKCHLCQKTFMYNCLLQTHIKKSHSETKPFECKVCHMRFGYRGTLQKHELTHSAQNVRPGSHGSIMYKCKICSAKFLELKALSFHLRNHRNSSISVEPTVTKKIEIFQCTFCPQIFSEKEEYDDHLAKSHRQMLSQQQLQQQQQQQPKPAPSVPSVTQLLAHQHSRKNPEPRKLLERQPKNEKELFLDSLAIVKVERT; translated from the exons ATGGAAACCCGTTCGTCGGCACACGTTTCCGGAATGAATGTGGTGCCGGGTAGTGGACCCAATATTTGTCGAATTTGTCTCATCAATGGCGGCTCCATCGGTGAAGATAACCTTTCCAAGGGAATGGAGTCGATTTTCAGTACCATCGGTGAGTACGAAGAACGCAGTTTGTACGGCATCCTGGTGACGATATGTGTCCCGCTGCGACAGCGGGAAATGCTGAAAGGTATGCCGGAACGGATTTGCCGCGGCTGCAAGTGGCGTTTACTGTCTGCTTTCGAACTGTACGAAACTTGTCTGCGCAGCGACGATAAGATGCGCGGCATTGCTGCCGAAATGCTGAagaaacaacaacagcagcagcagcaacaacaacaaccaacaCAG GAATCTGGTGCAGAAAATGAGCAAATTCATATTAAGCAAGAAGTTCCGGACCATGAGGAGCCAGAAGTTAATCACGATGTTTCTCTTGGTTTAGAGTCATTTATGCAGGACAGTCATTTCTACTCGGAAGCAGAAAGCTCTCAGATGATGGACCAGTCAGAGCTGCTGGAGGAAATGGCGCCTGCAGTTGATCCTAATGAGTCCCTGGTCGAGGAGCACTATAAGATAAACGAAAAGGGGAATCACGCTTGTGGAATCTGCAATCAGGAGTTTCCATACAGAAGTTCCGCCCGGAGCCATATTTTAACTAAACACGATCCGGCAAAGCCGTTCAAATGTGACGTGTGCCATTTTACACTGACGACGGAACTACGGTTGATTAGACACAAAGCTGTAACTCACGGCTTAGGAGTGTTGAACATCGAGGAAACACCTCCGGACGAGTCCACTGGAGATACGATTTACACATGCAAGATCTGTTCGAAAACGTTCAATTCGATAGTTCGCTTCAAACGCCATAAGAACGTTCATGTAGTTTATAACAGGCCGTTTAAATGCGATACATGTTTGTACCGTTTTGCAACTCGAGCCCAACTTAATCAGCATATGAAAGTGCATCTGGAAAAACCGGAAGGTGAAGGTGATGAAGCAGAAACTCAAGAAGAGTGGAAGTGCGAGCACTGTGAGGAAAAGTTGCCTGGAAAGCGCGCTCATACGATGCACGTTCGACGCTTCCACCCGGAAACACTGGTCAATGAAAACAAGGAAAAGAACGACTACAAATGCATTATCTGTTCGGAGGCATTTGCTAGGGAAAGTGTTCTTAACACCCACATGAAAATGCACGAACTGCTGGCAATGGAGAAGGAAAAGGAACAACGCAAGGAACTGGAGCAGCTAATTAAGCAAGAAATTAAGTCCCGAAAGGATTCGCTAACAGAGAACACTGCCGGAGAAGGTGCTGAAACCACCAACACAGAAAGTAGCGTTGCAAATGCCGGTATAGGAAGCTCAAGtactaacaataataataacaataacaacacTAGTGCTGCACCTCCGACTAAGAAAAAGAGCGACGTAGACGTTGCCTTCGTTTGTATGGTCTGCGAGCAGGAATTTGAGGAGCGCGATTTACTGCTGAAGCATCAGAAAAAATTGCACAACGAACTGCAGCTGAACATCGTTCCCGGCGTTGTTGACAATATGGATGAAT CTACCGATGGACCATCCGGTTTCGAAAAAGAAGACGAACCAATGGCTGACGCATCGAAAGTGTCCCCAGACGAGGAACCGATGGTCGTGGATATCGATCCATCCGAGCTGTTGTCAGCACAGGCGGAGAACGGGCAGCCGAAAAATGCTACCCTTCCGCCGGCGATGCCCAAATGTCACCTGTGTCAGAAGACTTTTATGTACAACTGCCTGCTGCAGACCCACATCAAGAAAAGCCATAGCGAAACGAAGCCTTTTGAGTGCAAAGTGTGCCACATGCGCTTCGGCTATCGCGGTACCCTGCAGAAGCATGAACTGACGCATTCCGCGCAGAACGTCCGCCCCGGAAGCCACGGTTCCATCATGTACAAATGTAAGATATGCTCCGCTAAGTTTTTGGAGCTTAAAGCCCTCTCATTCCATCTGAGAAACCATCGAAACTCGTCGATTTCCGTCGAACCAACGGtgacgaaaaaaatcgaaatattcCAGTGCACTTTCTGTCCGCAAATTTTTAGCGAGAAAGAGGAATACGACGATCATTTGGCGAAAAGCCATCGCCAGATGCTTTCCCAGCAGCAattacaacagcagcagcagcagcaaccaaaACCGGCTCCGTCTGTACCGTCGGTAACGCAACTTCTGGCGCATCAACATTCCCGAAAGAATCCCGAACCACGAAAGTTGCTCGAACGACAACCGAAGAACGAGAAGGAGCTGTTTCTGGACAGTTTAGCTATTGTTAAGGTTGAGCGTACGTAG